A genomic window from Rhodospirillaceae bacterium includes:
- a CDS encoding acyl-CoA dehydrogenase — protein sequence MPKTPFKWEDPLHLEDQLTEDERLVRDTAHDYAQEKLAPRILDSFRNETMDRNILNEMGELGLLGIMLPEEYGGADMNHVSYGLVAREMERVDSAYRSTLSVQASLVIYPILTYGTEEVRKKYLPGLATGELAGCFGLTEPDHGSDVNGMKTKAEKVDGGYVLNGAKMWISNAPFADVFVIWAKLDGEIRGFVAEKGAEGLSVNKIEGKFSLRASITGEVAMDNVFVPDGYMFPDVKGLGGPFGCLNKARHGIAWGAFGAAEFCWMAARQYTLDRSQFGRPLAANQLVQKKLADMQTEIAIGLNGCLQMSRLLDEGKAAPELISMLKRNSAGKSLEIARTARDMHGGNGISDEFGVIRHMLNLESVNTYEGTHDIHALILGRAQTGIQAFTG from the coding sequence ATGCCTAAAACTCCATTCAAGTGGGAAGACCCCCTGCATCTTGAGGATCAACTGACCGAAGACGAACGTCTGGTGCGTGATACCGCCCATGACTATGCGCAGGAGAAATTGGCGCCTCGTATTCTGGACTCTTTCCGCAACGAAACCATGGACCGGAATATCCTCAACGAAATGGGGGAGCTGGGGCTGCTGGGCATCATGCTACCTGAAGAATACGGCGGTGCCGACATGAACCATGTGAGCTACGGCCTGGTTGCACGAGAGATGGAGCGAGTTGATTCGGCCTATCGCTCAACTTTATCGGTACAGGCGTCATTGGTAATTTACCCAATCCTGACCTATGGCACGGAGGAGGTGCGGAAAAAGTATCTTCCCGGTTTGGCGACAGGAGAATTGGCGGGATGTTTTGGTCTGACCGAGCCGGACCACGGATCCGATGTCAACGGCATGAAGACCAAGGCGGAAAAAGTCGACGGCGGTTATGTCCTGAATGGCGCAAAGATGTGGATCAGCAACGCGCCCTTCGCTGATGTCTTTGTTATTTGGGCGAAGCTAGACGGTGAAATTCGCGGCTTTGTTGCCGAAAAAGGGGCGGAAGGCCTCTCCGTCAACAAAATTGAAGGCAAGTTCTCGCTGCGCGCCTCCATCACCGGCGAAGTCGCGATGGACAACGTCTTTGTGCCGGACGGGTACATGTTCCCTGATGTGAAGGGCTTGGGCGGTCCGTTCGGTTGTTTGAACAAAGCGCGACATGGAATTGCGTGGGGCGCTTTTGGTGCTGCGGAATTCTGTTGGATGGCGGCACGGCAGTACACCCTGGATCGATCGCAGTTTGGACGACCCCTAGCGGCCAATCAACTGGTGCAAAAGAAGCTCGCCGACATGCAAACTGAAATCGCCATCGGTCTGAATGGGTGCTTGCAGATGTCGCGTTTGTTGGATGAGGGGAAGGCAGCGCCTGAACTGATCTCCATGCTCAAACGCAATTCTGCTGGCAAGTCCTTGGAAATCGCCCGCACCGCCCGGGACATGCACGGCGGTAATGGAATCAGCGATGAATTCGGCGTTATTCGTCACATGTTAAACCTGGAAAGCGTCAACACTTACGAAGGCACCCATGATATCCACGCGTTGATTTTGG